The following proteins come from a genomic window of Vanessa tameamea isolate UH-Manoa-2023 chromosome 6, ilVanTame1 primary haplotype, whole genome shotgun sequence:
- the LOC113393360 gene encoding very long chain fatty acid elongase 7-like, whose translation MATGLEERFILSENNGSLLVPTWSFGETSAGLAVVIASYLVLILKILPYFMKNRSPYQLKQLLLIYNAFQVAFSAYAVFLYTRYTFNHGVITIRCPKADDLKAVIAESWPYFIAKHVDLLDTVFFVLRKKDNQVTFLHVLHHTLMVTWTWFHLMYHPTDHFVVVGLINSFVHVLMYAYYGLSSLGPKYAKFVWWKKHLTKVQLIQFILVLLNLHYQQQLSPCPIPSMFHYFCLTSISSFFFLFMKFYFTSYGTRKEKNINSIGCNIEVDKTN comes from the exons ATGGCTACGGGATTAGAGGAGCgatttatattaagtgaaaataATGGATcac tattaGTTCCAACATGGTCTTTTGGTGAGACTTCAGCCGGACTTGCTGTTGTAATAGCATCTTATCTAGtactcattttaaaaatactaccatattttatgaaaaatagatCTCCGTATCAGTTGAAGCAGCTTCTCCTTATATATAATGCTTTTCAAGTAGCTTTTTCGGCATATGCAGTATTCCTA TATACCAGATACACATTTAATCATGGTGTTATTACCATAAGATGCCCGAAAGCAGACGATTTAAAAGCA gtTATTGCAGAATCCTGGCCTTATTTTATAGCAAAACATGTAGATCTTCTAGATACTGTATTTTTTGTTCTCCGTAAGAAGGATAATCAAGTGACTTTCCTCCACGTTCTACATCACACTCTCATGGTTACTTGGACATGGTTCCATCTCATGTACCATCCTACAGACCATTTTGTCGTGGTGGGACTCATTAATAGTTTCGTACACGTATTGATGTATGCTTACTATGGATTATCGTCTTTAGGACCAAAGTACGCAAAGTTTGTGTGGTGGAAAAAACATTTGACCAAAGTTCAATTG ATTCAATTCATCTTAGTGCTCTTGAACCTGCATTACCAGCAGCAGCTGTCACCGTGTCCCATACCTTCCATGTTTCACTACTTTTGCTTGACCAGTATAAGTTCATTCTTCTTCCTCTTCATGAAATTCTACTTCACAAGTTATGGCACTAGAAAAGAGaagaatattaatagtattggATGTAATATAGAAGTAGATAAAACGAACTAA